In a single window of the Candidatus Rokuibacteriota bacterium genome:
- a CDS encoding rhodanese-like domain-containing protein has translation MSPELTPVELKQRLDQREPLVLLDVRQDWETRLCRLDNALHIPIEEIELRSDELDPATEIIVYCHQGVRSAAVAEYLRGLGFANARNLAGGLDAWARAVDPSMRRY, from the coding sequence ATGAGTCCCGAATTGACGCCCGTTGAGCTGAAGCAGCGGCTCGATCAGCGCGAACCCCTCGTGCTCCTCGACGTCCGCCAGGACTGGGAGACCCGCCTCTGCCGGCTCGACAATGCCCTGCACATCCCCATCGAGGAGATCGAGCTGCGCTCCGACGAGCTCGACCCGGCCACCGAGATCATCGTCTACTGCCACCAGGGCGTGCGCAGCGCCGCCGTCGCCGAGTACCTCCGCGGCCTCGGCTTCGCCAATGCCCGGAACCTGGCGGGCGGCCTCGACGCGTGGGCCCGCGCCGTCGATCCGTCGATGCGCCGCTACTAG
- a CDS encoding adenine phosphoribosyltransferase produces the protein MDVASLRAKIRDIKDFPTEGVLFKDITTLLKDGPAWAAVIEHLAAKYRKGSVDVVVGVESRGFIFGGVLAREIGAGFVPVRKKGKLPAAVIEEEYELEYGRDVLAIHEDAITKGQTVLAVDDLLATGGTMAATLRLVERLGGAVVACEFLIELRFLKGRERLKGYRIESLIQYD, from the coding sequence ATGGACGTGGCGTCGCTGAGGGCAAAGATCCGCGATATCAAGGACTTCCCCACCGAGGGCGTTCTCTTCAAAGACATCACCACGCTGCTCAAGGACGGGCCGGCGTGGGCGGCAGTGATCGAGCATCTGGCCGCGAAGTACCGGAAGGGCTCGGTCGACGTCGTGGTCGGTGTAGAGTCGCGCGGGTTCATCTTCGGCGGCGTGCTGGCGCGAGAGATCGGGGCGGGCTTCGTGCCCGTGCGCAAGAAGGGCAAGCTCCCCGCCGCGGTGATCGAGGAAGAGTACGAGCTCGAGTACGGCCGGGATGTGCTCGCCATCCACGAGGACGCCATCACCAAGGGCCAGACGGTCCTGGCCGTGGACGACCTCCTCGCGACGGGCGGCACGATGGCCGCGACGCTGCGCCTGGTCGAGCGGCTGGGAGGCGCCGTGGTCGCCTGCGAGTTCCTGATCGAGCTGAGATTTCTCAAGGGGCGCGAGCGGCTGAAGGGCTACCGCATCGAGTCCCTCATTCAGTATGATTAA
- a CDS encoding response regulator, giving the protein MDDQFRILLIDDSSDDRVLIRRALEQEFEPLEVCEVGDAEALERALNAEPYDLVITDYNMGFTDGFTLLDTIKARWPDCPVILCTGTLTEEIAVAALRKGLDDYVLKDQQRFLRMPAAARSAVEHARQRAAARAAEVRYQALFEGAPVGLVRSLPDGRILAANPAAARIWGYPDVASFLRINSRELFTDTEDWGRLSAILESQDTVHNFEIHGRRGDGTLAWVTASVGLVRDAGGCVLHSEWSFQDITERKQLEAQLRQAQKIEALGQLAGGIAHDFNNLLTVIGGRSSLLLRKLRPDDPARRDLDLIEKTTQRAAGLTRQLLAFSRKQVLEPKPLDLNALVAGVAPMLKRLIGEHIEVVIVPGSGLGHVMADPGQVEQVVMNLVVNARDAMSDGGMVKIKTARRDVQEAALHAQGHVPPGRYVTLSVQDTGCGMDSLTLARIFEPFFTTKEPGKGTGLGLSTVHGIVHQSDGYIGVDSALGRGTTFTTYLPRITEPVNATEAPKVSPRDLMRGTETVLLAEDDEEVRRLASEILKTCGYTVLETGDPLEALTIGERRNGAIDLLLTDMVMPAMPGSELAQRLATTCPGLRVLYMSGYTDEMIAAAAASGPARFLLRKPFTPDDLARKVREALARR; this is encoded by the coding sequence ATGGACGACCAGTTCCGGATTCTGCTCATCGATGACAGCTCGGATGATCGTGTGCTTATCCGCCGCGCCCTCGAGCAAGAGTTCGAGCCGTTGGAGGTATGCGAAGTCGGCGATGCCGAGGCGCTCGAGCGTGCTCTGAACGCTGAGCCCTACGATCTCGTTATCACCGACTACAACATGGGGTTCACGGACGGGTTCACCCTGCTGGATACCATAAAGGCCCGATGGCCGGACTGCCCAGTGATTCTCTGCACGGGGACCCTGACTGAGGAGATCGCCGTGGCGGCGTTACGCAAGGGGCTGGACGATTATGTGCTCAAGGACCAGCAGCGCTTTCTTCGCATGCCGGCGGCGGCCCGGAGCGCGGTGGAGCACGCTCGGCAGCGTGCCGCCGCGCGGGCTGCCGAGGTCCGCTACCAGGCCCTGTTCGAGGGCGCCCCGGTTGGGCTCGTCCGGTCGCTGCCGGACGGTCGCATCCTCGCCGCGAATCCGGCGGCGGCTCGCATCTGGGGCTATCCCGATGTGGCGTCGTTTCTCCGGATCAACTCGCGAGAGCTGTTCACGGACACGGAAGATTGGGGTCGATTATCGGCGATCCTCGAGAGCCAGGATACCGTGCACAACTTTGAGATTCACGGGCGGCGCGGGGACGGGACGCTGGCCTGGGTGACCGCCAGTGTTGGGCTGGTGCGAGACGCCGGCGGGTGTGTGCTGCACTCCGAGTGGAGTTTCCAGGACATCACCGAGCGCAAACAGCTCGAGGCGCAGCTTCGACAGGCCCAGAAGATAGAAGCCCTTGGCCAACTGGCAGGCGGCATCGCCCACGACTTCAACAACCTGCTCACTGTCATCGGGGGCCGCAGCAGCCTCCTGCTCCGGAAGCTGCGCCCGGATGATCCGGCGCGCAGGGATCTCGACCTGATCGAGAAGACCACCCAACGGGCCGCCGGTCTCACCCGCCAGCTCCTCGCGTTTAGCCGCAAGCAGGTCCTGGAGCCGAAGCCGCTCGATCTCAACGCGCTTGTGGCCGGCGTGGCGCCCATGCTGAAACGCTTGATCGGGGAGCATATCGAGGTCGTGATCGTGCCGGGCAGCGGCCTTGGTCACGTCATGGCCGATCCCGGGCAAGTCGAGCAAGTAGTCATGAACTTAGTCGTGAATGCTCGGGACGCGATGTCGGACGGCGGGATGGTGAAAATCAAGACCGCGCGCCGAGACGTGCAGGAGGCTGCTCTCCATGCGCAAGGCCATGTGCCTCCAGGCCGGTATGTCACCCTGAGTGTTCAGGATACGGGGTGCGGGATGGATTCGCTGACCCTGGCACGGATCTTTGAGCCGTTCTTCACCACTAAAGAACCGGGCAAAGGAACCGGCCTTGGCCTCTCAACCGTACACGGCATCGTGCACCAAAGTGACGGCTACATTGGAGTCGATAGCGCACTAGGCCGCGGGACGACCTTCACGACCTACCTGCCTCGGATTACGGAGCCGGTTAACGCCACGGAAGCTCCGAAAGTATCGCCGCGAGATCTGATGCGAGGGACTGAGACTGTTCTGCTCGCCGAGGACGACGAGGAAGTGCGGCGGCTCGCGTCCGAGATCTTGAAGACGTGCGGCTACACGGTCCTTGAGACAGGCGATCCGCTCGAAGCACTCACCATCGGGGAACGGCGGAACGGAGCCATTGATCTGCTCCTGACGGACATGGTGATGCCGGCGATGCCTGGATCCGAACTGGCGCAACGCCTGGCCACTACGTGCCCCGGGCTGCGCGTCCTTTACATGTCAGGGTACACGGACGAGATGATCGCCGCGGCTGCTGCAAGCGGGCCTGCTCGATTCCTTCTGCGCAAGCCGTTCACCCCAGACGACTTGGCGAGAAAAGTCCGCGAGGCACTGGCGCGGCGCTAG
- a CDS encoding enoyl-CoA hydratase-related protein: MPSLVRVDKKRGCAWVTLDRPPLNLIVPELIAELRAAFEALARDEGVRAAVVTGAGRAFTAGMQVQVLRDLSPATAKALITSLHEAIHAVHDAPFPTVAMVNGPCLGAGFELAMACDLRVAAAGAQLGLPEVKVGAPSVIEAALLPALVGPGRAAEMLLTGDSIVADQALAWGLVNRVAPAEDLEAVTAALVEKILACAPPAIRLQKELMIRWRNTDLASAVRIGIDAFAQNYTTGEGREAALAFLEKRPAKFE; this comes from the coding sequence ATGCCCTCGCTCGTGCGCGTCGACAAGAAAAGGGGCTGCGCGTGGGTGACGCTCGACCGCCCGCCGCTCAACCTGATCGTCCCCGAGCTCATCGCCGAGCTGCGCGCGGCATTCGAGGCTCTCGCGCGGGACGAAGGCGTGCGCGCGGCCGTCGTGACGGGCGCCGGGCGCGCGTTCACGGCCGGCATGCAGGTGCAGGTGCTCCGGGACCTAAGTCCCGCCACGGCCAAGGCCCTCATCACGTCGCTGCACGAGGCGATCCACGCCGTCCACGACGCGCCCTTCCCAACCGTCGCGATGGTCAACGGCCCGTGCCTGGGCGCCGGCTTCGAGCTCGCGATGGCCTGCGACCTCCGCGTCGCCGCCGCCGGCGCCCAGCTGGGATTGCCGGAGGTGAAGGTGGGGGCGCCCTCGGTGATCGAGGCGGCGCTCCTGCCCGCACTCGTCGGCCCCGGGCGCGCGGCCGAGATGCTCCTGACGGGCGACAGTATCGTCGCCGACCAGGCTCTCGCCTGGGGACTCGTCAACCGTGTGGCGCCGGCGGAGGACCTGGAAGCGGTCACGGCCGCGCTCGTCGAGAAGATCCTCGCGTGCGCGCCGCCGGCCATCAGGCTCCAGAAGGAGCTGATGATCCGCTGGCGGAACACCGACCTGGCCTCCGCCGTCCGGATCGGCATCGACGCGTTCGCCCAGAACTACACGACGGGCGAGGGGCGCGAAGCCGCGCTGGCGTTCCTCGAGAAGCGCCCGGCGAAGTTCGAGTAG
- a CDS encoding acyl-CoA dehydrogenase family protein yields MHNLFYLSDEQRAVRDLAREIARERIAPLAARVDETGEYPHDQLAVLGKQGLMGLHIPEAYGGTAVGSLAFCLASEEVASACAATSTIFIVQNLGGYGYTREFPVERYIRDAKITQIYEGTNQIQRMIIAQQLIGTL; encoded by the coding sequence ATGCACAATCTCTTCTATCTCAGCGACGAGCAGCGGGCCGTCCGCGATCTCGCCCGAGAGATCGCCCGGGAGCGCATCGCGCCGCTGGCCGCCCGCGTGGACGAGACCGGCGAGTACCCTCACGACCAGCTCGCGGTCCTGGGCAAGCAGGGGCTCATGGGCCTGCACATCCCCGAGGCCTACGGCGGCACGGCCGTCGGCTCGCTCGCCTTTTGTCTCGCGTCAGAGGAGGTCGCCTCGGCCTGCGCCGCGACCTCGACCATCTTCATCGTCCAGAACCTGGGCGGCTACGGCTACACGCGGGAATTCCCGGTCGAGCGCTACATACGCGACGCCAAGATTACCCAGATCTACGAAGGCACCAACCAGATCCAGCGTATGATCATCGCCCAACAGCTCATAGGAACGCTCTGA
- a CDS encoding ABC transporter ATP-binding protein: MTQDETVIRLSEVRMEGVGKRYGAAWAVKDVSISIRPGEFYTLLGPSGCGKTTLLRMLAGFAQPDEGRIFVDDEPIDSVPPWKRNLGMVFQHYALWPHMSVFENVAFGLRERRVSGAELDRKVKAALQQVGLEGFETRRPSQLSGGQQQRVALARTLIVQPRLLLLDEPLSNLDAQLRSQMRLELARLHRDVGITTLYVTHDQAEALSLSTRIAVLSDGALVQEGRPEEIYWKPRNAFVAEFVGAANLVPVSVIELREMGVVVQTRGGARLPVSSGAHAWSVGDRALLCLRPEALRVEEAALAPGGIPGTVAAHVFEGSRQLYDVTIPGGTIRVEMITSALVGRSFKLGDQVRVEVSPETSVLLPDEGAAA; the protein is encoded by the coding sequence GTGACGCAAGACGAAACGGTGATCCGGCTGTCCGAGGTGCGCATGGAAGGGGTGGGCAAGCGTTACGGCGCCGCGTGGGCCGTGAAAGACGTGTCCATCTCCATACGCCCCGGCGAGTTCTACACCCTGCTGGGCCCGTCGGGCTGTGGCAAGACCACGCTCCTGCGCATGCTGGCGGGCTTCGCCCAGCCCGACGAGGGGCGCATCTTCGTGGACGACGAGCCGATCGACTCCGTGCCTCCGTGGAAGCGCAACCTGGGCATGGTCTTCCAGCACTACGCGCTGTGGCCGCACATGAGCGTCTTCGAGAACGTCGCCTTCGGGCTGCGCGAGCGCCGGGTCTCCGGGGCCGAGCTCGACCGCAAGGTCAAGGCCGCGCTTCAGCAGGTGGGGCTCGAGGGCTTCGAGACGAGACGGCCGTCGCAGCTCTCCGGGGGCCAGCAGCAGCGCGTGGCGCTCGCGCGCACGCTGATCGTCCAGCCTCGCCTCCTCCTCCTCGACGAGCCTTTGTCGAACCTCGACGCCCAGCTCCGCTCCCAGATGCGGCTCGAGCTGGCGAGACTCCACCGCGACGTCGGCATCACGACCCTCTACGTCACCCACGACCAGGCCGAGGCGCTGTCGCTCTCCACCCGGATCGCGGTGCTCTCCGACGGCGCCCTCGTGCAGGAGGGACGGCCCGAAGAGATCTACTGGAAGCCGCGGAACGCGTTCGTGGCCGAGTTCGTCGGCGCCGCGAACCTCGTGCCGGTGAGCGTGATCGAGCTGCGCGAGATGGGCGTGGTCGTCCAGACCCGAGGCGGCGCGCGCCTGCCCGTGTCGTCGGGGGCGCACGCCTGGTCGGTGGGGGACCGGGCGCTGCTCTGCCTGAGGCCTGAGGCGCTTCGCGTCGAGGAGGCTGCGCTCGCGCCCGGCGGCATCCCGGGGACGGTGGCCGCCCACGTCTTCGAGGGCTCGCGCCAGCTCTACGACGTGACGATCCCCGGCGGCACGATCAGGGTCGAGATGATCACCTCGGCCCTTGTCGGGCGGAGCTTCAAGCTGGGCGACCAGGTCAGGGTAGAGGTTTCGCCCGAGACGTCCGTCCTGCTCCCCGACGAGGGGGCCGCGGCGTGA
- a CDS encoding HAD-IA family hydrolase encodes MPPELTPRAAEAVRELASRGVARGIISNTGRTPGVILRRVLERHDLLRHFTAVAYSDEVGYRKPDAEIFRRTLAELGIGAGEAAHVGDNPVADVQGAQGVGMRGVHYAAAGRPGATHADLIVADLGDLASRLMR; translated from the coding sequence GTGCCGCCAGAGCTCACGCCGCGGGCGGCGGAGGCCGTGCGCGAGCTCGCGTCGCGGGGTGTCGCGCGCGGCATCATCTCCAACACCGGCCGGACTCCGGGCGTCATCCTGCGGCGGGTCCTCGAGCGGCACGATCTCCTGCGCCATTTCACGGCCGTCGCCTACTCCGACGAGGTCGGCTACCGTAAGCCCGACGCCGAGATCTTCCGGCGAACCCTCGCGGAGCTCGGCATCGGGGCGGGTGAAGCGGCCCACGTCGGTGACAATCCCGTCGCCGACGTGCAGGGGGCGCAGGGCGTCGGGATGCGCGGCGTCCACTACGCTGCTGCCGGGCGGCCCGGCGCCACCCATGCCGATCTGATCGTCGCCGACCTCGGCGATTTGGCCTCACGACTGATGCGCTGA
- a CDS encoding MFS transporter — protein MAKQTFRGDWVLPFSMFFGTFAWSFVFVSLPFYILKMSTVDAAATLRWTGWILGVSSLVTVVTAPFSARFFGERHPKRSYIFTQLLQGGGFFLMAMARTLPELFFSRMLLGFMGAVSTFAFIMVGRSGRDVRRGIASIQSGMTLGQVLGPAAGALVAVRIGFRFSFVAAGLMLWACSALVAWGVPYRPVERPLHERPPTASVKEVATVCLLVLAGSTQVFFLTAILPQILPPLGVAPSDMLEVSGFLLLATGAAAAVGAMLAPRVGEIVGDRRTIVWFLAASSLGLAALAAAPGVWSFGVLRFLQVLCIAPVFPLSVAAIAQRASGTAIGIVNSSRIAAAFVGPVIATTLLAWMPPGAVYLVLAGMGLLVVPLLVGLSGPGGFSKEART, from the coding sequence ATGGCTAAGCAAACGTTCCGGGGCGACTGGGTGCTGCCGTTCTCGATGTTCTTCGGCACCTTCGCTTGGTCGTTCGTGTTCGTCAGCCTGCCCTTCTACATCCTGAAGATGTCGACGGTGGACGCGGCGGCGACGCTCCGCTGGACGGGCTGGATCCTCGGCGTCAGCTCGCTCGTGACCGTGGTGACGGCGCCGTTCTCGGCGCGCTTCTTCGGCGAGCGCCACCCGAAGCGGTCGTACATCTTCACCCAGCTCCTGCAGGGCGGGGGCTTCTTCCTCATGGCGATGGCCCGCACCCTTCCGGAGCTGTTCTTCTCGCGCATGCTGCTGGGCTTCATGGGCGCCGTGTCGACCTTCGCCTTCATCATGGTGGGGCGCTCCGGCCGCGACGTGCGGCGTGGTATCGCGTCGATCCAGTCCGGCATGACGCTGGGGCAGGTGCTCGGCCCGGCCGCGGGCGCGCTCGTGGCCGTCCGCATCGGCTTCCGGTTTTCGTTCGTGGCGGCGGGCCTCATGCTCTGGGCCTGCTCGGCCCTGGTCGCGTGGGGTGTGCCGTACCGGCCGGTGGAGCGGCCCCTACACGAGCGCCCGCCGACGGCATCGGTCAAGGAGGTGGCGACGGTCTGCCTCCTGGTCCTCGCGGGCTCGACGCAGGTCTTCTTTCTCACGGCCATCCTGCCGCAGATCCTTCCGCCGCTGGGAGTCGCTCCGTCGGACATGCTCGAGGTGAGCGGGTTTCTGCTCCTGGCCACCGGGGCGGCCGCGGCGGTCGGCGCGATGCTCGCCCCGCGTGTCGGCGAGATCGTGGGCGACCGGCGCACCATCGTGTGGTTCCTCGCGGCCTCGTCGCTCGGGCTGGCGGCGCTGGCCGCCGCGCCCGGCGTCTGGAGCTTCGGCGTCCTCCGCTTCCTGCAGGTGCTCTGCATCGCGCCGGTCTTCCCGCTGTCCGTGGCGGCCATCGCGCAGCGCGCGTCGGGGACGGCCATCGGCATCGTCAACTCATCGCGGATCGCGGCCGCCTTCGTGGGCCCGGTCATCGCCACGACCCTCCTCGCCTGGATGCCTCCGGGCGCGGTCTACCTGGTGCTGGCCGGCATGGGGCTCCTGGTCGTGCCGCTGCTCGTGGGTCTGTCCGGGCCGGGGGGCTTTTCGAAGGAGGCACGCACGTGA
- a CDS encoding response regulator, with translation MHANAYPILLVEDSPDDALLIQRAFRKANLANSVQLVRDGEEAVAYLKGDPPFSDRRQFSLPVLMLLDLKLPRRSGLEVLKWVRQDGTLKRLPVVVLTSSRESVDVNRAYDLGVNSYLTKPVGFEALLEMVKSVNLYWLILNEQPEIGRA, from the coding sequence ATGCACGCGAACGCCTACCCGATTCTGCTCGTCGAGGATTCTCCGGATGACGCGCTCCTGATCCAGCGAGCCTTCCGCAAGGCAAACCTGGCGAATTCGGTTCAGCTGGTCCGGGACGGCGAGGAGGCGGTGGCCTACCTCAAGGGTGACCCGCCCTTTTCCGACCGGCGCCAATTTTCCCTGCCGGTGCTCATGCTACTGGATCTCAAGCTTCCGCGGCGCTCGGGGCTCGAAGTGCTCAAATGGGTCCGCCAAGACGGCACCCTCAAGCGGTTGCCCGTGGTGGTGCTGACATCCTCACGCGAGAGTGTCGATGTCAACCGCGCGTATGACCTTGGCGTCAACTCGTACCTGACCAAGCCGGTGGGCTTCGAGGCCCTGCTGGAGATGGTCAAGAGCGTGAACCTCTACTGGCTGATCCTGAACGAACAGCCGGAGATTGGCCGGGCATAA
- a CDS encoding cache domain-containing protein — MTVRSLTAKLALGVALLVLLSIGLMAGLAVWRSAEALRERALATNHTVALGVSYAVEQYVADAMAIMREAAERPKLRHEITSGNWHEARTVLENVARHFRQFDYVFVQDAQGIIRARVPHAETVGEDFSSRDFFREAMRTRQPYLSGVYVSKATQRPVVATAVPVLHADGRVAGVLVGALSLQTMNRLVSVAAHDDGRAIYLVDSQGRLIADSRAVVESLRDMRAEPVVQAVLSKRAGTMIFRGPGRGDEMLGAYVPIKPFDWGVVVIRSTAAAQAPAARLGSVLIWIAVGCTVGAIAVGVGFARRLTRPLLRLAEASKRIAAGELSTRVAVSGQDEVATLARAFNQMADAVAQSHQALAQRAAEVETMNRKLIEEAAVRQQAEAATRHQAERLAILHEIDRGLLAAETPAVIAEATLGRVRQLLGVPRAIVNLFDLEAGEVEWLAAAGRRRVHVGPGVRFPLALMGDVAALRRGELQMIDVDALPRSPEAEALLASGVHVYMVVPMIAGGELIGALSFGGGAGPFSPEQVSIASEVAAQIAIAIAQSRLYERVKRQAMELEQRVQERTQELEAANQELDTFSYSISHDLRAPLRAMQGFTEALLEDYGERLDSTGQDYAQRIVAASHRMDALIQDLLAYSRLSRTEVRLDPVNVETVVDEVCGQLATELKDRGAEITVDRPLARVMAHRAVFGQVLANLLTNAVKFVAPDTPPRVRIWTELRGDWVRLGVEDNGIGIIAEHRERIFRAFERLHGVEQYPGTGIGLAIVQKGIARLGGQVGVESTLGQGSRFWVELKSAEA, encoded by the coding sequence GTGACTGTCCGGAGCCTGACCGCCAAGCTTGCGCTGGGCGTCGCCTTGCTTGTCCTGCTGAGCATCGGCCTCATGGCCGGGCTCGCAGTCTGGCGCAGCGCGGAGGCGCTCCGTGAGCGCGCTCTGGCCACCAACCACACCGTCGCGCTCGGGGTCTCCTACGCGGTAGAGCAGTACGTCGCTGACGCCATGGCGATCATGCGGGAGGCCGCCGAGCGCCCGAAGCTGCGTCACGAGATCACCAGCGGGAACTGGCACGAGGCCAGGACGGTCCTGGAGAACGTCGCCCGCCACTTCCGGCAGTTTGACTATGTCTTCGTCCAGGATGCCCAGGGGATCATTCGGGCTCGGGTGCCTCACGCCGAGACCGTAGGCGAAGATTTTTCCTCCCGCGATTTCTTTCGTGAGGCGATGCGAACGCGACAGCCGTACCTCTCGGGCGTCTACGTCTCGAAAGCCACCCAGCGGCCGGTCGTCGCGACCGCCGTGCCCGTCCTCCACGCCGATGGGCGCGTGGCAGGCGTATTGGTCGGGGCGCTCTCCCTCCAGACGATGAACCGTCTCGTATCGGTCGCGGCGCATGACGACGGGCGCGCCATCTATTTGGTCGATAGCCAGGGCCGGCTCATCGCTGATTCGCGAGCTGTAGTGGAGTCCCTCCGCGACATGCGGGCCGAGCCAGTGGTCCAAGCGGTGCTGTCGAAACGCGCGGGCACGATGATCTTCCGCGGGCCCGGCCGCGGCGACGAGATGCTTGGTGCGTACGTGCCGATCAAGCCGTTCGACTGGGGGGTTGTAGTCATCAGGTCCACCGCCGCGGCTCAGGCCCCTGCGGCACGTCTCGGTTCCGTGCTGATCTGGATCGCCGTCGGGTGCACCGTGGGCGCCATCGCGGTAGGCGTGGGGTTCGCTCGCCGTCTCACGCGCCCCCTGCTGCGCTTGGCCGAGGCGAGCAAGAGGATCGCGGCCGGCGAGCTGTCGACCCGGGTCGCGGTGAGCGGCCAGGACGAAGTGGCGACACTGGCGCGCGCCTTCAATCAGATGGCCGACGCTGTGGCGCAGTCCCACCAAGCCCTGGCACAGCGGGCGGCCGAAGTCGAGACGATGAATCGGAAGCTCATCGAGGAGGCGGCCGTGCGGCAGCAGGCGGAGGCCGCGACCCGGCATCAGGCCGAGCGCCTCGCTATCCTCCACGAGATCGACCGCGGGCTGCTCGCCGCGGAGACGCCGGCGGTGATCGCCGAGGCGACCCTCGGGCGGGTACGTCAGCTGCTTGGGGTCCCCCGCGCCATCGTGAACCTGTTCGACCTCGAGGCTGGCGAGGTGGAGTGGCTGGCGGCGGCCGGGCGCCGCCGCGTCCATGTCGGGCCTGGCGTCCGGTTCCCGCTCGCGCTGATGGGTGACGTGGCCGCCCTGCGGCGCGGGGAGCTCCAGATGATCGACGTCGATGCCCTGCCGCGGAGCCCCGAGGCGGAGGCCCTGCTCGCCAGCGGTGTCCACGTGTACATGGTGGTGCCCATGATCGCCGGAGGGGAGCTCATCGGCGCGCTCAGCTTCGGCGGCGGCGCAGGGCCATTTTCGCCCGAGCAGGTCAGCATCGCGAGCGAGGTCGCGGCCCAAATTGCCATCGCGATCGCACAGTCTCGGCTCTACGAGCGCGTCAAACGGCAGGCGATGGAGCTCGAGCAACGGGTGCAGGAGCGCACGCAAGAGCTCGAAGCGGCGAACCAGGAGCTGGACACCTTCAGCTATTCGATCTCGCACGATCTCCGGGCGCCGCTCCGGGCCATGCAGGGGTTCACGGAAGCACTGCTGGAGGACTACGGCGAGCGCCTGGATTCCACCGGACAGGACTATGCGCAGCGCATCGTGGCCGCGAGCCACCGCATGGACGCTCTGATTCAGGATCTCCTGGCCTACAGCCGACTGAGCCGAACCGAGGTGCGACTCGACCCGGTCAATGTCGAGACGGTGGTCGATGAGGTGTGTGGGCAGCTGGCGACGGAGCTCAAGGACCGCGGGGCCGAGATCACCGTCGACCGGCCCCTGGCGCGGGTGATGGCGCATCGAGCGGTCTTCGGCCAGGTCCTTGCGAATCTCCTCACGAATGCCGTGAAATTCGTGGCCCCGGACACGCCACCCCGCGTTAGGATCTGGACTGAGCTACGCGGGGATTGGGTTCGGCTCGGCGTGGAGGACAATGGGATCGGGATCATCGCGGAGCATCGTGAACGCATCTTCCGGGCGTTCGAGCGGCTCCACGGGGTCGAGCAGTATCCCGGAACCGGGATCGGCTTGGCCATCGTTCAGAAAGGGATAGCCCGCCTCGGCGGCCAAGTGGGGGTCGAATCGACCCTCGGCCAGGGGAGCCGATTCTGGGTGGAACTCAAGAGCGCGGAGGCCTGA
- a CDS encoding 3-hydroxybutyryl-CoA dehydrogenase: MAIKQVGVIGCGLMGSGIAQVSAQAGFPTVVIEANQAFLDKGLDGMRKSLEGLCAKAKMEERAKDETLGRLKGSTQLEDLKDCDLVIEAITENQLLKNETFARLDAICRPHALLASNTSSCNVTAMAAATKRPGQVLGLHFFNPVPLMKLVEVVQSILTDDATVAAAFEWVQAVGKVPVKTKDSTAFIVNRLLVPYLLDAIRVYEGGLATLEDIDQAMKLGCGYPMGPFTLLDLVGLDTTMFVAEVMFEEFREPRYAPPPLLKRMVMAGRLGRKTGRGFYDYSRK; encoded by the coding sequence ATGGCCATCAAGCAGGTCGGTGTGATCGGTTGCGGGCTCATGGGTTCCGGCATCGCGCAGGTTTCGGCGCAGGCCGGCTTTCCGACCGTGGTGATCGAGGCCAACCAGGCCTTCCTCGACAAGGGGCTGGATGGGATGCGCAAAAGCCTCGAGGGGCTCTGCGCCAAGGCCAAGATGGAGGAGCGGGCCAAGGACGAGACGCTGGGGCGTCTCAAGGGCTCGACCCAGCTCGAAGACCTCAAGGACTGCGACCTCGTCATCGAGGCCATCACCGAAAACCAGCTGCTGAAGAACGAGACCTTCGCCAGGCTCGACGCTATCTGCCGGCCTCACGCGCTGCTGGCGTCGAACACCTCCTCGTGCAACGTCACCGCGATGGCCGCCGCTACGAAGCGCCCGGGGCAGGTGCTGGGACTGCACTTCTTCAATCCGGTGCCGCTCATGAAGCTCGTGGAGGTCGTGCAGTCCATCCTGACCGACGACGCGACGGTTGCGGCCGCCTTCGAGTGGGTGCAGGCCGTCGGCAAGGTGCCGGTCAAGACCAAGGATTCGACCGCCTTCATCGTGAACCGGCTGCTCGTGCCCTACCTCCTCGACGCCATCCGCGTCTACGAGGGCGGCCTCGCCACGCTCGAGGACATCGACCAGGCGATGAAGCTCGGCTGCGGATACCCGATGGGGCCGTTCACCCTGCTGGACCTGGTCGGGCTGGACACGACCATGTTCGTCGCCGAGGTGATGTTCGAGGAGTTCCGCGAGCCCAGGTACGCGCCCCCGCCGCTCCTCAAGCGCATGGTGATGGCGGGCAGGCTCGGGCGCAAGACTGGGCGCGGCTTCTACGACTACAGCCGGAAATAA